Proteins from one Mycobacterium sp. HUMS_12744610 genomic window:
- a CDS encoding mycofactocin-coupled SDR family oxidoreductase, translating into MSGLHGRVVLVTGAARGTGRSHCERFADEGADVIALDAPAAAAELAETAAAVARRGVRAATGLADISDLPAVTAAVDAAVAELGPIDVVVANAGIHPAGAPTWEITPQSWQQVLDVNLTGVWHTVKAGVPHIGERGGSVVIISSTNGIRGTANSAHYTASKHAVVGLARTLANELGPRRIRVNTVHPGAVGTAMVLNDATFRRLRPDLDNPTAEDAAEVLIARHLLPVPWVEPVDVSNVVVFLASDEARYITGTQIVVDAGLLAKA; encoded by the coding sequence ATGTCAGGTCTGCATGGTCGCGTCGTCCTGGTGACCGGCGCCGCCCGAGGGACCGGTCGCTCCCACTGTGAGCGGTTCGCGGACGAGGGTGCCGACGTCATCGCGCTGGATGCGCCCGCGGCGGCCGCCGAACTCGCCGAAACCGCCGCCGCCGTCGCGCGGCGGGGCGTGCGCGCCGCGACGGGGCTGGCCGACATCAGCGACTTGCCCGCCGTGACGGCCGCGGTGGATGCCGCCGTCGCCGAACTCGGTCCCATCGACGTGGTCGTCGCCAATGCCGGGATTCATCCTGCGGGCGCTCCCACGTGGGAGATCACCCCCCAGAGTTGGCAGCAGGTGCTGGACGTCAATCTCACCGGCGTCTGGCACACCGTGAAGGCGGGCGTGCCCCACATCGGGGAGCGGGGTGGCTCTGTCGTCATCATCAGTTCCACCAACGGCATTCGTGGCACCGCGAACAGTGCCCATTACACCGCGAGCAAGCACGCCGTGGTGGGACTGGCGCGCACACTCGCCAACGAACTCGGGCCGCGACGTATCCGCGTGAACACCGTCCATCCCGGCGCAGTGGGAACCGCGATGGTCCTCAACGACGCGACGTTCCGGCGCCTTCGCCCCGACTTGGACAACCCGACGGCAGAGGACGCCGCGGAGGTGCTCATCGCCCGTCACTTGCTACCCGTGCCGTGGGTCGAACCCGTCGATGTCAGCAATGTGGTCGTCTTCCTGGCCTCCGACGAAGCCCGCTATATCACCGGGACCCAGATCGTGGTCGACGCCGGTCTTCTGGCGAAAGCGTAG
- a CDS encoding mycofactocin-coupled SDR family oxidoreductase, translating to MSKRLAGKVALITGAARGIGRAQAVRFAQEGADVVALDVCGAVDTVVVPHSTPADLERTASLVAETGARVHTEVVDVRDLAGVQAAADRGVRQFGGLDVVCATAGITSRGAALDLDEDAWRAMLDVNLTGVWHTCRAGAPHLIARGAGAMVLTNSIAGLRGLVGVAHYTAAKHGVVGLMQSLAKELAPHNVRVNCVHPTNVDTPLIQNDAVRGAFRPDLDRPPTRAEFAEAALGMNLLPVPWIEPIDVANASLFLASDEARYITAATLPVDAGATQR from the coding sequence ATGAGTAAGCGTCTGGCGGGCAAGGTCGCACTGATCACCGGCGCAGCGCGGGGGATCGGACGCGCGCAGGCCGTGCGGTTCGCGCAGGAGGGCGCCGACGTCGTGGCGCTCGATGTGTGCGGAGCGGTCGACACCGTGGTGGTTCCGCACAGCACGCCCGCCGACCTCGAGCGCACGGCTTCGTTGGTCGCCGAAACCGGCGCGCGGGTGCACACCGAGGTCGTCGACGTCCGTGACCTCGCGGGCGTCCAGGCTGCCGCTGACCGCGGCGTCCGGCAGTTCGGCGGGCTGGACGTTGTGTGCGCCACCGCCGGGATCACTTCGCGCGGTGCGGCGCTCGACCTCGACGAAGATGCCTGGCGCGCCATGCTGGATGTCAACCTCACGGGGGTATGGCATACGTGCCGCGCCGGTGCGCCCCACCTGATTGCGCGCGGCGCCGGCGCGATGGTCTTGACGAATTCCATCGCCGGATTGCGTGGCTTGGTCGGCGTGGCCCACTACACCGCCGCCAAGCACGGTGTCGTCGGACTGATGCAGAGCCTGGCCAAAGAGCTGGCGCCGCACAATGTCCGCGTCAATTGTGTGCATCCCACAAATGTCGACACGCCGCTGATCCAGAACGACGCCGTGCGCGGTGCATTCCGCCCGGACTTGGATCGGCCACCCACCCGCGCCGAATTCGCCGAAGCGGCACTGGGCATGAACCTGCTTCCCGTCCCATGGATAGAACCCATAGACGTCGCCAACGCATCGCTGTTCTTGGCGTCCGACGAGGCGCGCTACATCACCGCGGCGACCCTGCCCGTGGACGCCGGCGCCACTCAACGGTAG
- a CDS encoding nuclear transport factor 2 family protein: MTEIADLAARLSRLEDERDISRLIASYGPAVDAGDADAAAQLWATDGIYDVEGWQMHGQKDVHAMVSSDSHQRLVSNGCCHFIGPSVVTVTEDSAVAVAESLVLIRDGESYRVWRSTANHFELQRIDGRWRITRRTSRVLDGDPGAHALLTRGLVGASAPVLDAGPM, translated from the coding sequence ATGACCGAGATCGCCGACCTTGCCGCACGGCTGAGCCGCCTTGAGGACGAACGCGACATCTCCAGGCTGATCGCCTCGTACGGACCGGCCGTGGATGCCGGGGACGCCGACGCCGCCGCGCAACTCTGGGCGACCGACGGGATCTATGACGTTGAGGGCTGGCAAATGCACGGCCAGAAGGACGTTCATGCGATGGTGAGTTCCGATTCTCACCAGAGGTTGGTGAGCAACGGATGCTGTCACTTCATCGGGCCGAGCGTCGTAACGGTGACTGAAGATTCGGCAGTGGCGGTTGCCGAATCTCTGGTACTCATCCGCGACGGTGAGAGCTATCGCGTATGGCGCTCGACGGCAAACCATTTCGAGCTACAGCGGATCGACGGGCGCTGGCGGATCACCAGACGCACCAGCCGTGTCCTCGACGGCGATCCCGGAGCACATGCGCTGCTGACGCGAGGACTCGTGGGTGCATCGGCACCGGTATTGGATGCGGGGCCGATGTGA
- a CDS encoding 2Fe-2S iron-sulfur cluster-binding protein, with amino-acid sequence MSEPGRHDAAVRTDAAAAAVEVNLAGEVHRLRWPRDQSLVDTMLDAGIDVPHSCREGHCGSCVATLVSGEVDMACCELLGPEERAEGLILACQARPLSDDVRVEF; translated from the coding sequence ATGTCAGAACCCGGACGACATGACGCCGCTGTGCGCACCGACGCGGCGGCTGCTGCTGTCGAGGTGAACTTGGCCGGCGAGGTCCACCGATTGCGCTGGCCGCGCGACCAGTCACTCGTCGACACGATGCTCGACGCCGGAATCGACGTGCCACACTCGTGCCGTGAAGGCCACTGCGGCTCCTGCGTGGCGACCCTCGTCTCGGGTGAGGTGGACATGGCCTGTTGCGAGCTACTGGGACCCGAAGAGCGCGCCGAGGGTTTGATCCTGGCCTGCCAGGCCCGCCCGCTCAGCGATGATGTCCGCGTCGAGTTCTGA
- the dmpG gene encoding 4-hydroxy-2-oxovalerate aldolase, with protein MSTQDIFFNPIWDVRMTDTSLRDGSHHKRHQFTTDEVAAIVAALDVAGVPVIEVTHGDGLGGSSLNYGFSKTPEQELIKLAAQTAKEAKIAFLMLPGVGTKEDIKQAQDNGGSICRIATHCTEADVSIQHFGFARDLGLETVGFLMMAHTIPPEKLAAQARIMADAGCQCVYVVDSAGALVLEGVRDRVAALVAELGSDAQVGFHGHENLGLGVANSVEAVRAGAKQIDGSCRRFGAGAGNAPVEALIAVFDKIGVKTGIDFFDIADAAEDVVRPAMPAECVLDRNALVMGYSGVYSSFLKHAVRQSERYGVPAHQLLHRAGQRKLIGGQEDQLIDIALEIKREQDSGTAATH; from the coding sequence ATGAGCACGCAGGACATCTTCTTCAACCCCATCTGGGACGTGCGGATGACCGACACCTCGCTGCGCGACGGCTCGCATCACAAGCGCCACCAGTTCACCACCGACGAGGTCGCGGCGATCGTGGCGGCCCTCGATGTCGCCGGGGTGCCGGTGATCGAGGTGACCCACGGCGACGGGCTGGGCGGGTCGAGCTTGAACTACGGCTTTTCCAAAACCCCCGAACAAGAACTGATCAAACTCGCCGCCCAAACGGCCAAAGAGGCCAAGATCGCCTTCTTGATGCTGCCCGGGGTGGGCACCAAAGAAGACATCAAACAAGCCCAGGACAACGGCGGGTCGATCTGCCGCATCGCCACCCACTGCACCGAGGCCGACGTCTCCATCCAGCATTTCGGGTTCGCCCGCGACCTGGGCCTAGAAACCGTCGGGTTCTTGATGATGGCCCACACCATCCCCCCCGAGAAACTGGCCGCCCAGGCCCGCATCATGGCCGACGCCGGCTGCCAGTGCGTCTACGTCGTCGACTCCGCCGGCGCGCTGGTCCTCGAAGGCGTCCGCGACCGGGTCGCGGCACTGGTCGCCGAGTTGGGGTCGGATGCTCAAGTTGGTTTTCATGGCCACGAAAACCTCGGCCTGGGCGTTGCCAACTCGGTGGAGGCCGTCCGCGCGGGCGCCAAGCAGATCGACGGCTCGTGTCGCCGCTTCGGCGCCGGTGCGGGCAACGCCCCCGTGGAGGCCCTGATCGCGGTGTTCGACAAGATCGGCGTCAAGACCGGCATCGACTTCTTCGACATCGCCGACGCCGCCGAAGACGTCGTACGCCCAGCCATGCCCGCCGAATGCGTACTGGACCGCAACGCCCTGGTCATGGGCTACTCCGGGGTCTACTCCAGCTTCCTCAAACACGCCGTCCGCCAATCCGAACGCTACGGAGTGCCCGCCCACCAACTCCTGCACCGCGCCGGCCAACGCAAACTCATCGGCGGCCAAGAAGACCAACTCATCGACATCGCCCTGGAAATCAAACGCGAACAGGACAGCGGGACAGCCGCCACGCACTGA
- a CDS encoding 2-keto-4-pentenoate hydratase has protein sequence MLSAGLRDELAAGLWRAELSREPVAPLTAVHPEIDVVDAYEIQLINIRRRVAGGARVVGHKVGLSSLAMQQMMGVDEPDYGHLLDEMRVLEDTPVKAGKYLYPRVEVEVGFILAADLPGAGCTEDDVLGATEALVPSIELIDTRITDWKIALCDTIADNASSAGFVLGAARVSPGEVDVTGIEAVLSRNGEVIAEGRSEAVLGNPVTAVAWLARKVESFGVRLRKGDIVLPGSCTRAIDARAGDEFVAEFTGLGAVGLSFE, from the coding sequence ATGCTTAGCGCCGGCCTGCGCGACGAGCTGGCTGCGGGGTTGTGGCGTGCTGAGTTGAGTCGTGAGCCGGTCGCGCCGTTGACGGCTGTCCATCCTGAGATCGATGTGGTGGATGCTTATGAGATTCAGTTGATCAACATTCGTCGGCGGGTCGCGGGGGGTGCCCGGGTGGTGGGGCACAAGGTGGGGCTGTCGTCGTTGGCGATGCAGCAGATGATGGGTGTCGATGAGCCCGACTACGGGCATCTGCTCGATGAGATGCGGGTGTTGGAGGACACCCCGGTCAAGGCGGGCAAGTACCTGTACCCGCGGGTCGAGGTGGAGGTGGGTTTCATTTTGGCCGCCGACCTGCCGGGGGCGGGTTGCACCGAGGATGACGTGCTGGGCGCGACCGAGGCGCTGGTTCCTTCGATCGAGTTGATCGACACCCGGATCACCGATTGGAAGATCGCGTTGTGTGACACCATCGCCGACAACGCCTCCTCGGCGGGTTTCGTGTTGGGCGCGGCGCGGGTGTCGCCGGGCGAGGTGGACGTCACGGGGATCGAGGCGGTGTTGAGCCGTAACGGCGAGGTGATCGCCGAGGGCCGCAGCGAGGCGGTGCTGGGCAATCCGGTGACCGCGGTGGCCTGGCTGGCCCGCAAGGTGGAAAGCTTTGGGGTACGGCTGCGCAAAGGTGACATCGTGTTGCCCGGGTCGTGTACGCGGGCCATCGACGCGCGTGCCGGCGATGAGTTCGTCGCCGAGTTCACCGGCCTGGGCGCGGTCGGGTTGTCGTTCGAATAG
- a CDS encoding flavin-containing monooxygenase, giving the protein MKSGGDRLVAPDIDVVVVGAGFAGLYALHRLRSDGLTVRVFEAGPDVGGTWYFNRYPGARCDVESVDYCYSFSDELQQEWDWSEKYATQAEILAYINWVADRLDLRRDVTLNSRVTSAVLDEHKLRWTVTTDTGERVTARFCLMATGPLSAALTPQFPGLDTFAGEVHHTASWPHEPVDFAGKRVAVIGTGSSGIQSIPIIAAEASQLYVFQRTPNFSVPAGNRPLTDSDRAEVKANYEQRRRVSWRSSGGSPHVAHPKPTMEATPEERRAAFEKRWDLGGVLFSKTFPDQMTDPAANEEARKFYEEKVRAVIDDPEVAELLIPNDHPIGTKRICTDTNYFQTFNRPNVKLVSVRKTPIISVDAAGINTTDAHYDLDMIVLATGFDAMTGALDKIDIVGRNGKHLRDYWSDGPRSYLGLNTDGFPNLFVVCGPGAPAVLANMVLHAEAHVNWIADCIAYLDAHGYTAIEATAQAVDDWVAECARRAEASLFTKANSWYLGANVPGKPRVFMLFIGGFGVYLDICKEVAEAGYKGFSLIKGS; this is encoded by the coding sequence GTGAAAAGTGGCGGTGATCGGCTGGTGGCTCCCGATATTGATGTTGTGGTGGTCGGAGCCGGGTTCGCGGGTTTGTATGCGCTGCACAGGCTGCGGTCCGACGGGTTGACCGTCCGGGTGTTCGAGGCCGGACCCGACGTCGGTGGTACGTGGTACTTCAACCGCTACCCCGGTGCCCGGTGCGACGTCGAGAGCGTGGACTACTGCTACTCGTTTTCCGACGAGCTGCAACAGGAATGGGACTGGTCGGAAAAGTACGCCACCCAGGCCGAGATCCTGGCCTACATCAACTGGGTCGCCGACCGATTGGATCTGCGTCGGGACGTCACACTGAACTCCCGGGTCACGTCCGCGGTGCTCGACGAGCACAAGTTGCGTTGGACGGTGACGACAGACACGGGTGAGCGCGTCACCGCCCGCTTCTGCCTGATGGCCACGGGTCCCCTGTCGGCGGCGCTGACCCCGCAGTTCCCCGGCCTGGACACCTTCGCCGGGGAGGTGCACCACACTGCCTCGTGGCCGCACGAGCCGGTGGACTTCGCCGGCAAGCGGGTCGCGGTCATCGGAACCGGTTCCTCCGGTATCCAGTCGATCCCGATCATCGCCGCAGAGGCGTCACAGCTCTATGTCTTCCAACGCACCCCGAATTTCAGCGTCCCCGCGGGCAACCGCCCGCTCACCGACTCCGATCGCGCGGAGGTCAAGGCGAATTACGAGCAACGGCGACGGGTGTCATGGCGCAGCTCAGGCGGCTCCCCCCATGTCGCGCACCCCAAGCCGACCATGGAGGCGACACCCGAGGAACGACGCGCGGCGTTCGAGAAGCGCTGGGATCTGGGCGGTGTGCTCTTCTCCAAGACCTTCCCGGACCAGATGACCGACCCGGCCGCCAATGAAGAGGCCCGCAAGTTCTATGAGGAGAAGGTCCGGGCCGTGATCGACGACCCGGAGGTGGCCGAACTCCTCATTCCCAACGACCACCCGATCGGCACCAAGCGGATCTGCACCGACACCAATTACTTTCAGACTTTCAACCGCCCGAACGTAAAACTGGTCAGCGTCCGCAAAACACCGATCATCTCCGTCGACGCCGCCGGGATCAACACCACCGACGCACACTACGACCTGGACATGATCGTGCTCGCCACCGGTTTCGACGCGATGACCGGCGCACTGGACAAGATCGACATCGTCGGCCGCAACGGCAAGCACCTGCGCGATTATTGGAGCGATGGGCCGCGGTCCTATCTCGGCCTGAACACCGACGGGTTCCCCAATCTGTTCGTGGTGTGCGGCCCCGGTGCTCCCGCCGTGCTGGCCAACATGGTGCTGCACGCCGAGGCGCACGTGAACTGGATCGCCGACTGCATCGCCTACCTCGATGCCCACGGCTACACGGCGATCGAGGCGACCGCGCAGGCCGTCGATGACTGGGTGGCCGAGTGCGCCCGCCGGGCCGAGGCGAGCCTGTTCACGAAGGCCAATTCGTGGTACCTGGGCGCCAACGTTCCCGGGAAGCCGCGGGTCTTCATGCTGTTCATCGGCGGGTTCGGGGTCTATCTCGACATCTGCAAAGAGGTCGCCGAGGCCGGATACAAGGGATTCTCGCTGATCAAGGGATCTTGA
- a CDS encoding SDR family oxidoreductase: MGVYAVTGSASGMGRAAAAKLREAGHRVIGVDIRDADVLADLSSQDGRTAASGAVSEACDGRLDGAVLAAGLGPTPGATGVPLILTVNFLGVVELAEAWRPAFTAAGNAKVVVVASNSATTMPAVPGRAVRALLDRDVVRAERAVRMFRSAAPSMAYGASKIALSRWVRRTAVTPEWAGAGIRLNAIAPGAIMTPLLQKQLATPREARAIRSFPVPVGGFGDPAQLADWMVFMLSDAAEFLCGSVIFVDGGTDAYFRADDWPRRVPSMHLPQYLWRMAAFRRGRSGR; the protein is encoded by the coding sequence ATGGGCGTCTACGCGGTCACCGGATCTGCTTCGGGTATGGGGCGTGCCGCCGCGGCAAAACTCCGGGAAGCGGGCCACCGCGTGATCGGTGTCGACATCAGGGACGCCGATGTGCTGGCCGACCTTTCCAGTCAGGACGGGCGCACGGCGGCGTCCGGAGCGGTGTCCGAGGCCTGCGACGGCCGACTGGATGGCGCGGTGCTGGCGGCGGGCCTCGGACCTACCCCCGGTGCGACCGGTGTGCCCCTGATCCTGACGGTGAATTTTCTCGGCGTGGTCGAATTGGCCGAGGCGTGGCGTCCTGCGTTCACGGCGGCGGGGAACGCGAAGGTGGTCGTCGTCGCGAGCAACTCGGCGACCACGATGCCGGCCGTGCCGGGGCGCGCGGTACGCGCGTTGCTGGACCGCGATGTGGTCAGGGCTGAACGGGCGGTACGCATGTTTCGGTCGGCCGCCCCGTCGATGGCCTACGGCGCGTCGAAAATCGCGCTCTCACGTTGGGTGCGGCGCACCGCGGTGACACCGGAGTGGGCAGGTGCGGGGATCCGCTTGAACGCGATCGCGCCGGGCGCGATCATGACCCCGCTGTTACAGAAGCAGTTGGCCACACCGCGCGAGGCCAGGGCGATCCGCTCGTTTCCCGTGCCGGTCGGCGGCTTCGGAGACCCCGCACAGCTTGCGGACTGGATGGTCTTCATGCTCTCGGATGCCGCCGAGTTCCTTTGCGGTAGCGTTATTTTCGTCGACGGCGGCACTGACGCATACTTCCGTGCCGATGACTGGCCGCGACGGGTGCCGTCCATGCACCTGCCGCAGTACCTCTGGCGGATGGCCGCCTTTCGTCGTGGACGATCGGGTCGCTAG
- a CDS encoding enoyl-CoA hydratase has translation MWRGTELAAADEDDVVTYQVSAGVAVVTMNRPDYRNAQNSAMTYALDTAFQRAVDDDQIDVIILAGAGEHFSAGHDIGTPARDHHVNYDNRAVLWWDHVGKPGGDQRYAREMEVYLGMCRRWREIPKPTIAMVQGACIAGGLMLAWVCDLIVAADDAFFCDPVVRMGIPGVEYFAHPWALGPRFAKEILYTGERFSAQRAYQAGMVSRVVPRSELARETHSLAARIATMPRFGLALAKRSVNQCEDQMGLRNGIDSVFGLHHFAHAHNAEIGIGSLAGMNAKAMAAASGDETPGFHA, from the coding sequence ATGTGGAGAGGCACCGAATTGGCAGCAGCAGACGAAGACGACGTGGTCACCTACCAGGTGAGCGCCGGTGTCGCCGTGGTCACCATGAACCGTCCCGACTACCGCAACGCCCAGAACTCGGCAATGACGTATGCCCTCGACACCGCTTTTCAACGCGCCGTCGACGACGACCAGATCGACGTCATCATCTTGGCTGGCGCCGGCGAGCACTTCAGCGCCGGCCACGATATCGGTACCCCTGCCCGCGATCATCACGTGAACTATGACAATCGCGCCGTCCTGTGGTGGGACCACGTCGGAAAGCCAGGCGGCGATCAACGTTACGCGCGTGAGATGGAGGTGTACCTGGGAATGTGCCGTCGCTGGCGCGAAATCCCGAAACCCACCATCGCAATGGTCCAGGGGGCGTGCATTGCCGGTGGACTCATGCTGGCCTGGGTTTGCGATCTCATCGTTGCGGCCGACGACGCCTTCTTTTGCGATCCCGTTGTGCGCATGGGCATTCCAGGCGTCGAGTATTTCGCCCACCCGTGGGCACTGGGACCGCGCTTCGCCAAAGAGATTCTCTACACCGGAGAACGGTTCAGCGCCCAGCGTGCCTACCAGGCCGGAATGGTGAGCCGGGTCGTGCCACGCTCCGAGCTTGCCCGCGAAACCCATAGCCTCGCAGCACGTATCGCGACCATGCCACGCTTCGGACTGGCGTTGGCCAAGCGTTCGGTCAACCAGTGCGAAGATCAGATGGGGCTGCGCAACGGCATCGATTCCGTCTTCGGGCTCCATCATTTCGCGCATGCGCACAACGCGGAAATCGGGATCGGCTCACTCGCCGGCATGAACGCCAAGGCGATGGCCGCGGCATCGGGCGACGAAACGCCCGGCTTTCATGCTTAG
- a CDS encoding acetaldehyde dehydrogenase (acetylating) — translation MPSSQAGVALKVAIVGSGNISTDLLYKLLRSEWLEPRWMVGIDPASEGLARARKLGLETTHEGVDWLLGRSEKPDLVFEATSAYVHREAAPRYAEAGIRAIDLTPAAVGPAVIPPANLREHLDAPNVNMITCGGQATIPIVYAVSRAVAEQGGVPYAEIVASVASVSAGPGTRANIDEFTKTTSRGVQSIGGAVRGKAIIILNPADPPMIMRDTIFCAIPEDADRDAIAKSIHDVVAEVQTYVPGYRLLNEPQFDDPSLNSGGQALVTTFVEVEGAGDYLPPYAGNLDIMTAAATKVGEEIAKEMLSVAGGTR, via the coding sequence ATGCCGTCGTCTCAAGCGGGTGTGGCCTTGAAAGTGGCCATTGTCGGGTCGGGAAACATCAGCACCGATCTGCTCTACAAGCTGCTGCGCTCGGAGTGGCTGGAACCGCGCTGGATGGTGGGCATCGACCCGGCCAGCGAGGGCCTGGCCCGGGCCCGCAAGCTGGGTTTGGAGACCACCCATGAGGGGGTGGACTGGCTTTTGGGGCGCTCGGAGAAGCCCGATCTGGTGTTCGAGGCGACCAGTGCCTACGTGCATCGGGAGGCCGCACCCCGCTACGCCGAGGCCGGGATCCGGGCCATCGATTTGACCCCGGCGGCGGTGGGTCCGGCGGTGATCCCGCCGGCGAACCTGCGCGAGCACCTGGACGCCCCGAACGTCAACATGATCACCTGCGGGGGCCAGGCCACGATCCCGATCGTCTACGCGGTCTCGCGTGCGGTCGCCGAGCAGGGCGGGGTGCCTTATGCCGAGATCGTGGCGTCGGTGGCCTCGGTGTCGGCGGGGCCGGGTACGCGGGCCAACATCGACGAGTTCACCAAGACCACCAGCCGCGGCGTGCAGAGCATCGGCGGGGCGGTGCGCGGTAAGGCGATCATCATCTTGAACCCGGCCGACCCGCCGATGATCATGCGCGACACCATCTTTTGCGCCATCCCCGAGGACGCCGACCGCGACGCGATCGCCAAATCCATCCACGACGTGGTGGCTGAGGTGCAGACCTATGTGCCCGGCTACCGGCTGCTCAACGAGCCGCAGTTCGACGACCCCTCGCTTAACTCCGGCGGGCAGGCCCTGGTCACCACGTTCGTCGAGGTCGAAGGCGCCGGGGACTACCTGCCCCCCTATGCGGGCAACCTGGACATCATGACCGCGGCGGCCACCAAGGTCGGCGAGGAGATCGCCAAAGAGATGCTGTCGGTGGCAGGAGGCACACGATGA